Sequence from the Nymphaea colorata isolate Beijing-Zhang1983 chromosome 9, ASM883128v2, whole genome shotgun sequence genome:
acCGTGTGCATTGTTGTCATTTGTCACCAGGAGCAAATGGCAACAGGACAGGTTACAGTTCGTTGTTCATAAGGATTAATTTTTTATCCACATTCCTAGTAATGgattaaaagttaaaaggaaATTTGTAGCTGCATGTTCATCTCCATgaccttttataatttttactGGCTGGAAAATATCCTAAGAATGATATGGGCTTGAAACATTTAGCAAGGTTCTATCATGGATTGTTTCTATACATAATGCATTATATGTGATATCATTTGATAAAAATGTCTTCATTCTGATAATTTTGGTGTTGCAGAGTGAGTATAAACGGGGTGTTAGTGCCTGGAATTTTGACATTGAGGACTTGAAAGCTCAGGCATCAGTGGTTAGATGACATAATTTCTCTGAGTTCCTGGTTGATGCTAAAATTTCCATACTTCAGAAATTCAAACATATTTCTTACCCAAAATTTTACAAGTAATAAGATCTGGTACCCACAGTATAATTATGCTGATGgcttcaatattttatgtagATTCGAGATGATGATGAACTTCCAGGTCTAAGGGAGGAGGATATGGAACCCAGACCAGCACAAAAGGAGAAGGTTGCAAATATATTCGTCTGCCTTTAAAGCACTTTCATGATTACTAGTCAAACCCTTTTTAGCTTCTCTAATCACGTTAGCGCTTTTGATCTAGCAAATAAAAAGTTACATGTGTGGTGTCTTTCAGGCTTCACCTAGTTCTTTGTCAGGGAAGCCAGCCTTTAGACATGAAATTGTTTGCAGGTATGATAACTGCACATTCTGCAATGTCCATAACTAAttccttttgcttttgtgtGCTTGCCAGCTTTCTCCAGGTGTGCATGTGAATTTAGCTATATGCACGGAAGTGggggtgtgtatgtgtgtaagTGTGCAAGTGTTTTGatgtagggagagagagagagagagtctttttTTTGGCTACTGGATCCTGACCCACTGATATCGTGATCTGTCAAATTGAGCTTAAAATGACACAGAATCATGGATTGTGTCATGCCGTTTAATGTGCCTAATTCAGTACCATGTCTGACAAGAAGGTTCTTAAGGGAGTCAAGCCTTTCTGACTTGAAAAATAGCATCTGTTGTAGATGGCACGTCCTTTACAACACCTGTCTTGTAAGCAATGGTGACTTGCACAAAATGATTTGTCTCAGAATATTGAGCTTCTAGGCCTGATGCCCTTCAGAATTACtgatttttcattcttgaaGTTGCAACCTGTTAACAAGAAACATGATCCAATGTTAATGTACATGATTCATGCTTTGAACCACCAAACCTAATCCTCAAATTGATTTCCCAGAATGACAAGATTAAACGGATTTATTAGATTGTGCATGGATAACCGGGCAAAAAAAAGCCATATGGGTTGTAACAAATGCATCCCTGGTACAGTTTTTCTGATCAGCGCATGGTTCGTGGCTTTCTGATAAATATGCATCATAATGCTAGATGCAATCCATCTATGCCCAAATGCATATGGATAACTAGGTTTATTCATGCACAAGTGCACAGATAACGGATGTTGCTCCTGAACAGCTTGTGAATTTTGGCATAACTTTGTTCAATATTCATGAAGATCCTTCTTGAAACTGCTAGGGGCTTTGCTCAGAGtcaatttgatttcaaaattgaagAGCATCCTTGATAAGGTGAAGGCTAAAAATTTCTGTCATCCCTACTGCAATTTCGtagtcattttattttttatcattaatttataTACTTGATTTATCAATCAGCACATGATTCAGGCTACAGATGCATGTAAACAGATGCGTATACATTCCAGCACACATATGTTAAAGAGGGAGTGCGGTTATCATAAACAAATATAACATTATGAGTTGACCTTGCTGTTCCCTTCATCTTTCTTTAGCTTTACTCCTAAAACAGTTGTGGTTGTACTAGTGTGGAATTCATTTTCATCGATCATAGCAATAATTCCTTTCCCCAGAGAGGATGCTTTCATTGACCATCTAGTCTTCACGTCCAATGTTATCACTTTTGACTTGTAATGCTTGTCaggatttaaaataattttaatgttgACATTGGGCTTTAATCTCTAGTTGAATGGACTGTGAGATATTGATTTGATTTCCATTGAGCAAAGCaattaatttttcatgtttttgcagTGGAAGTATAGGTGATGCTTCTTCTTCAGAAGGTAGACACTTGAACACCGGAGAAAAAATCACTTTGTCTAAATCGGCTGAATTGGATTGTGGGGGTCCCAGTGAAATACAGTGTTTAGCGTCAAAAGATGAAATAGGAAAGAATGTTGGAGTTGGAGATGTGAAAATTGGTGAAAGCCATGCCCTCAATGACTGTGACAGTGGACAACCTATGCCCACTTCAGAGAGAGGATTAAGGTCCGAGAAACGTCAGTTTCTGTGATATTTTCTGATTAATACAATTTAAGTACTTTTTGTATAATTATGACAGTGGAAAACTTATGTTCATTGTAGAGAGAGGATTAAGATATAAAAGATATAGCTACTTGGTTACACTTGCTATGATATTTTCAGATTAATACAATTAAAGTACTGGTAGtttattgaatttgaaattttgtgaaaatgggCGTACATTCTTAACATAAATGTGCATGTTTTCATAAGCTCTCAAAAATATGGACCATCACTGTGTCTACTGTCACATGATATGGATGAGACCTAGCTTCTAGAAAAGATAAAGAACTTGGTCATGTGAACCTCCATAATGCATGCTTCTCATCTATTAAAGGGTTGGTATGTTTTATATCCCAAATCCCCTGTTCATGGTGACTGGAGGAAACCCGTCAGGTGCTTGCCCTTGGATTAGAAGCCTTTGGTAGAAGAAAATAAGAGTATGTATCTACAGAAGAATGAAACACACGCTACCTCAGTGATGCTgataatgaacatttttttgttgaatgtATCTTAGATTTGTATTTATACAGTTGCATGTTTCATGCTCGTCATACTTCCTATGTGGTTTGCCAATGGTAGCAAGAACAAAGTCTGCTAAATGTCATAGTTAAAGTATGACATGGAAAAACATGCACCTCTGCTATATGATTCTGTAATATGGCCAAAAAAATGTGTAAGACATAGATCCGGAAACGGTTACTAGGCCAAAATGCTGTGGTAGATGTCATGCTTCATGTCTATGTGTTTGGTTATTTCACTTTTGCATGTCCTTCTGCTAGCAGAGAAGCCAATGATCGGTCGACACCAGAGAAACCATTGAAGCACGATGCTCATAAAGACTCCAGTCTTAATGGTCCAATGATGCTGCCAAGGCGGGCTTCTATGAACAGCTTATCGGCTCCCATTAGATCATCAGGAGGTCAAATGATTCTACTGATTTTGGATTCTTAACATGCCAATTTTGTGTACATTGTTTTATCATCAAAACTTGCTGGTTTTATCTGGTCTTTTTTATACACAGGATACAGGGATAGTGTAGAAGATAAATCAAAGGCAAATGTGGTGAAAGTGAAAGGTCGATTTTCAGTGATGTCTGAAAACGTGGATGTTGTGAAGGTATTCCTATTCCTCCCATCTTTTGAGACATGTGCCTACCAGCTATGAATGTAGACTTGTCTCTTGTAGGATGTCTAGTAATGTTCAGTGTCATGAAAGTCGTCTTTTGTTAGCAGCCTATTTTACCAGCTACCAAGACAACAACCTTTCTTCTGTTCTAGATAGTTACTCATTTCACAGTTTTTCTACCCTCAGAAGCCTCATCTGAAAAGATCTGCTAGTGTTGATGATTGGCAAGTTGATGCCAGATCGGTGGTGTGTAGTATCTTTGGAGTTGagattttattcttttctttttaaatactTAAAAGTAATTATTTAGTTAGTAGTATTTTGGGTGTATTTGACGTTTTTGCATGTTTCCAGTCCTTCACACAGGAggcacatatttaatttttttcacttggATATGTTGACGTGTTTTAGTCGATTCCCatgttttatgaaatttttgtcatttcttgtACTGTAGAAGAACGTAATAGATATTACTGGTTCATACTTTTGAATGTTGAGATCTAGTTTAGTTAGTTGTTTTTTAGTATTACCTAATAAGTATTTTGTTGCTACTGCAACCACAGGCTGCCACTTCCAAAGAAACTGGTAATGTCCCAGTTGCAGCATCGGTTCTAATTCCACAGCTACAGAATCTTTTCCAGCAAACTGCAGTTCAACAGGCAAAACTTATGTTTCTTGATGTCCTTGCTATTTCTTTGTCACATGCATCCGAACAAATTCTATTCTGAGCATTTTCTCGGCAAAGGAAAATATGTTGACATTTTAAATGCTGGGAACTCTAAAAAGGttttcaaacaaatgaaaatacaGAGGTATAGATAACCAGAAATGTAACATAACAAAACATCTTAGTGTTACACATCTTGAAGATGGTCACATTCAGAATTTTCGCTTTTTTAGCATCTCATGGCATTTGAAGTTCTGGAAATAAGCTGCTGAAGGTTCAAAATATTGGTGATATGACTCCGTACCAAAAAGACATTGTCATGTAGTTACAGTTTCCTTCTGCTGCTGCGTGAGTTATTTGTGTTTATTGTTTGGTTGATCAGGATCTTATCATGAATCTGATTAACAGCCTGCAGCAAACTGCATTTGCAGATGGTAAGTACCATTAACCTTGCATATGTCTCTTATTTTGCAGCACTTGAGTAACACACTTGTTTCTTTACCAGGGAAATGTTCCTCTCAGGTTCCAACCTTTGGCATTGATACTTCTGTACGTAATCATCTTATATTCCTATAGATAGACTTATATTCCTTATCGTTGCAGATAAGGCCATGTGCTTTGTCCATATTATGAATAAGTTGCATCTATAGCAATCAGATTATACTTCTATAGGCTTATGCCTATCATTGTAAACAAGTTGCATCTGTAGGTATTGTTTTATATTTGATAGACGATTGTTGAGACCATAGCATGTTAGATGATAAGTATGACCATCACTATTTCATGTTTTACATCAACTACGTATTCAAGTTCTTTTGGATTAATCTTGTTATAACTGAATTTTCATTAACAACATATTTTGAAGCTCCAAGGGGCTTGACATAGTGGAGCAAGTTTGACTGTTTGATGGGCAGTCACAAGTTCAAACTCCACGGGTGTCAGGTCCTGTACACAAACTGAAGCATGCATAGGCCCTGAGGATGGGGATACCGTGAGCTTGATGTCATAAGGTGAGAGACAAGTCTCTCGAACCCAGTATAGTTTTCTCCTGTAACAAATGGGAAAAGACATACTTTGCTACGAGTAATCAACTAATTCCTATTGTGGGCTCTCGTGAAGGAGCACTTGGACAGTAACATTGCTACATAGCTGTTATTTCCTAGAGActcctctgtgtgtgtgtgtgtgtgtgtgtactccACACAAGGGGAAATCTAGTTTTAGGCTTTTAGGCCATCTACTGGTAATCCAGCCATTTTGGCTTGtctcttttttaaaaagtgGACCAAACAAATATGGTCAGAATGTCCTAAAACgtttgttaaaaaaaatcataataacCCGATGTGTAGATCAGACCTAAAAAGCTTATGATTATTGACTTTTGAACCCTTACAAAGATCTGACATCCACATCAGATTTCATtggtttatttcttttttaatcctATACCATTTGGATAGTCCAAATATATTCATACAGTCAAATTTGTGAAAGACTGCTGTGATCATCCAAAGGGCTGGATAGCTGTGAAATGGCAAAATTGGTATATacccatgtgtgtgtgtgtgtgtgtgtgtgtgtatatatatatagacagagagagagagaggaagtgaATTTCTCTGGATCCAAACGGCcggaggatatatatatatatacatacatacatataaacacacacacacacacacacacgagcaCATGATGAGTTAATCAATCCCTTCCCCTCCCATCAATCTTAAAAAGGCCATGAAGAAACTAAATGTTGAAATGTACATCTTTCATGTATGAATGTCACGTGCATGTTCATGTAGTTATTTTGGCATTTCCCATGTTACAGGCACCATCTTCGTGGTTAATTGTGCTTTCTTCATGTCACAATAAATGACACAGACAAATTTCTCTATGAGTTTCATGAGGCAATATATACCTTTTGTCAGAATGAAGCAGCACCATCTGAAAGGGAGCGACAGTTGCTAACCAAGATATCCGATCTTCAAAACAGGTTCACCATCATTGCCTCATGCACCATATTTGAGTCTTTATTCCATGAGGAATAAAAAGGTGCGAGATGTGTGTTTTGCTGAAGTCGGTGCCACTACATCATGACATGCATCATCGTTCTTCATGCAGGGTATTGAGTTTAACTGATGATCTCACAACGGAAAGGGCGAAGTACATTCATGTAAGCTTAAGACTTTTGTATACTAACTTGTCTCAAGTAGTGTGTCAGAGGTTCCACTTTGTTCATTCTAAACCTTAAAAAGGATCCTTCTGATTCCTGTACTTGGCTTTTGGAAGCTGAAAGGATGTATTATTCTCTGATTTTTTCTAAGGGATGCGTACAATTATTTCCTCAAATTTACTTCCACTAGGTGTTTCAAGAGGAAGCTTTGATCTGGTATCAACTTGAAATAATTGGTTCGAAAACTTTATATAATAGGACGTGtcaatattttatatgttgaaTCTAGCCTGAAGAAAACAGTTTATACTACTTAAACTAACATTCTTGTAACCAGTTACAGCAGCAGCTGAATGATTTATCTACCCAAGAAAAGTTTGGGAACTCAAACGGGGACAAGACAAGTACATAAGGACAAATTAGACCTGAAAAATGGCATATTTCTCAGGTAACAGGTTTTCTTTCGTTGATCTGTTTCTTTTATGCCCGGTAAACTCATCAACCGAATTTCCCATAATCTGGTACCTGATAGGGACAAGATGTAAAGGATGGTTCTTCATTTGATGTATGTGTTTTCCCTGGTAAGCTATTTCTGGAGTTGCAGTAACTGAGAATTTCACATAAACAATCTTCTATAAGCCAAGTTAACCTGCCGGCGGCATTTCTTCTAGAAGATGATTGCTTGAGCCAGATTGTTCTCAGTTGCAGAATCTCCAAAGTTGGAGACGTGATCAGCATGATCTAAAAACAAATGTTGAATGGCAGTCAAATGCAATAATAGTGAGCGTGCAGTGAAGTTTCAAGCAGTTCTACGCAATTGAAAAAATTAGACCAGATTGGGAGTCACTGTGATTATTTGTGTTTGGAAACGGCactttttctatttatatatttgctTCTGTTGTAATGGGTGGGCTCAATACAAATTCATGTTATTAAACCTGATATAGAATACTACCTTCAATAACTTgatatttcatctttgtacttACCTTGTGTTTGACAATATCTCCTGATCGTGATGCCATGCTCGCAATGGCAGACAACGAGGACAACACAAGCAGCATCGTAAACCgagatgaaaaaatgtgttcaagCCTCGTAAATATagtatttttgacaatgaacaCCGGGAGATTCGGTCAAGTCACAGTTATTCTTCCACGTTTGAAAACCACATGCAGGGGTTCGACACGGTTCAGAAGTACTAGCGATTCAttccaactttttttatttatgctATAAAACTGTAAATATTCAGGCACCCTGGAAACcagaaaagatcaagaaaaaatttatcCTTACCTATCTTTTTAACATAGCAAATATCATTACTTGCAATTTTCTTTTGCACTTCAGAAAACTACACATCACCACTTCCAATTACATCCTGTGAAACTATCGTATGGGACGTTGCAAACGATTCCCATTCTTTAGATCTTTTGGTTGAACAGCACGAACAAACATTCGGCTCACGAAAATGAAGAGAATGAAGGTTGGACTCGGGTCCTGCCCTGAGGCGCCTTTTCATGTCTCTATAACTGGCCTGAGGCTTTGCTTCCATGTTTCTGTAACATGACAGTGTCAAACAGTGTGAATACATTGCTCATATGCCATTGAAGAGTCATATAAGCCACTTCAAGTAACCATGCTTGTGCAAAAGCATGAGACTATTGACGTAAGGGCTGATACAACGTTGCAGTCTAACCAGAACACCATGAGAAACAATCTAAGAATGACAACCAGAAACCTCTGGTTTATATCGCTGCATCGCGAGTAAATTACGAATACGATATTTGCCAAATTGCTGGACCACGAACAATATGTTCTATATACCTGAACCAACAACCTTTCTGGTATACAATATTTTCGTCTTCTGGTCCAAGAAATGAAAAGCagctaaaaagttaaaaatagtCGGCACCTCTTTTGGATGAGTCAGGCAAAACTAAGTGACCACAACATGATTCTCTAGTGCTCCTTATCTCTGGCATTGTCGGCTTCATTAGAATCATTGCCTACCTTTCTCTTCCCACTCCCGTCTCtgatcttctttttcatttcttcgtGAGCAGAGGGCAATTTCATATGTTCCTTTCTCTCCTGCACAATCGAAGATCAATCAGGGAGGTTAgatatcttctttctttctatttttcgCATGAATAACACAGGATCATATGAATAGAACTACCTTCCTGGGTCCTCTAGAAACTTGAGAATGAGATTCCTTCTTTCCTATCATCCCACTGAACGTCCttaaaatttcaccaaacaacTGGATATTTTGCAAGTCTCCGTTTTTTATGCTTGCTTCAAGCTGCAAATCCAATAAGACCAAAATAAAAACCAGTTAGACACTCGACAGATAGTAAtgtttttttcctatttttagcgAGATACCTGGACGTGAACAATGCAGAGAAGAATACTAGCAATTGGTAGCCAACTCTCTTCCGGTGATAATGACAAATTAGTCCTGTGCAAGCGGCCAAACACTCAGAAAGCTGAAACTATAGGAAACTGGATACatttatgaaaaccaagataAGAACATAAATTTTATGCATATAACGATCAG
This genomic interval carries:
- the LOC116260177 gene encoding serine/threonine-protein kinase BLUS1-like isoform X2, which encodes MGKPVSGRKSYPASPTDYQLMEEIGDGASATVYRAICIPFNEIVAVKCLDLDRCNSNLEDMRREAQTMSLIDHPNVIKAYCSFVVDRCLWVVMPFMAQGSCLHIMKVAYPDGFEEAVICSLLKETLKALDYLHKHGHIHRDVKAGNILLDSTGFVKLGDFGVSACMFDKGDRQRSRNTFVGTPCWMAPEVLQSGSGYDFKADIWSFGITALELAHGHAPFSKYPPMKVLLMTLQNAPPGLDYERDKRFSKSFKEMVAMCLVKDQSKRPTAEKLLKHSFFKNAKPPESTLKKLLVDLPPLWDRVKALQLKDAAELVMKKMPSAEQEAISQSEYKRGVSAWNFDIEDLKAQASVIRDDDELPGLREEDMEPRPAQKEKASPSSLSGKPAFRHEIVCSGSIGDASSSEGRHLNTGEKITLSKSAELDCGGPSEIQCLASKDEIGKNVGVGDVKIGESHALNDCDSGQPMPTSERGLREANDRSTPEKPLKHDAHKDSSLNGPMMLPRRASMNSLSAPIRSSGGYRDSVEDKSKANVVKVKGRFSVMSENVDVVKAATSKETGNVPVAASVLIPQLQNLFQQTAVQQDLIMNLINSLQQTAFADGKCSSQVPTFGIDTSNEAAPSERERQLLTKISDLQNRVLSLTDDLTTERAKYIHLQQQLNDLSTQEKFGNSNGDKTST
- the LOC116260177 gene encoding serine/threonine-protein kinase BLUS1-like isoform X1 is translated as MGKPVSGRKSYPASPTDYQLMEEIGDGASATVYRAICIPFNEIVAVKCLDLDRCNSNLEDMRREAQTMSLIDHPNVIKAYCSFVVDRCLWVVMPFMAQGSCLHIMKVAYPDGFEEAVICSLLKETLKALDYLHKHGHIHRDVKAGNILLDSTGFVKLGDFGVSACMFDKGDRQRSRNTFVGTPCWMAPEVLQSGSGYDFKADIWSFGITALELAHGHAPFSKYPPMKVLLMTLQNAPPGLDYERDKRFSKSFKEMVAMCLVKDQSKRPTAEKLLKHSFFKNAKPPESTLKKLLVDLPPLWDRVKALQLKDAAELVMKKMPSAEQEAISQSEYKRGVSAWNFDIEDLKAQASVIRDDDELPGLREEDMEPRPAQKEKASPSSLSGKPAFRHEIVCSGSIGDASSSEGRHLNTGEKITLSKSAELDCGGPSEIQCLASKDEIGKNVGVGDVKIGESHALNDCDSGQPMPTSERGLSREANDRSTPEKPLKHDAHKDSSLNGPMMLPRRASMNSLSAPIRSSGGYRDSVEDKSKANVVKVKGRFSVMSENVDVVKAATSKETGNVPVAASVLIPQLQNLFQQTAVQQDLIMNLINSLQQTAFADGKCSSQVPTFGIDTSNEAAPSERERQLLTKISDLQNRVLSLTDDLTTERAKYIHLQQQLNDLSTQEKFGNSNGDKTST